The Bacteroidales bacterium sequence TGAAAATCATTACCTTTGCTTTGACATTTTCAGTTCATTGAACAATGAAAAAATTAAAATAGGTGCAAACCGTACAATATTTCCTTCCAGGATCAAATCAGTGTACAGTTTTGCCGTATCAATAAACGAGTTACCTGCAAGGCATAAGAAGTTCTTATAATTCTTCACATAAGATAAAAATTTAATGGAATAAGAAAGTTATTAACCCTAAAAATCATTAAAAAATGAAAAAGAATCATCTTTACCTGCTTATTACCTTTATTACGGTATCCTTATTTCTATTTTATGGATGCAAAAAAAAGGACACACCCGAGCCTGAAGAGCTATTATTGGGAGATCAGGAGTTGCCCTATACGTGGAGAAACTGGATGGGCCATGTTGCAGATTCGATTTACCTAAACCAACTCACTATTCCCGGAACACATGATGCAGGCGCTGATAAACACACCTCCGACCTTGGTTCTCTAGTTGCACCATTTGCTATATGTCAGGATTTCAGTATTCCCAGTCAATTAGCTCTGGGAGTTCGATGGTTTGATATCAGATTGTGTTATGATGATAACCTAACTCTACATCATAGTGATTTGTCTTTGGCTAAAAACTTTAAAGATGTCCTCCATTATTGTGTTGTATTTTTAAATGACCACCCTACAGAAACTGTAATTTTAATGATCAAGCAAGAACATTCGAATGCTAGTGATAAAGATTTCAGTGAAAAGGTGTATAGTCAAATACAGGATCGTGGTTTATATAACTTTTTCCTGGAGGACAGGGTGCCAAAACTTGGTGAGGTTAGGGGGTTAATCTATATCGTTAGAAGATTTCACAAGGAATTCAGTCATTCACTTGGAGTCTACGCAGATTGGCCGGATAATACAACAGGATCATACCATGAGTATAATGGAATAGGTTGGTATGTTCAGGACCATTACAGCTTAAACACTGTATCAGATAATACCAAATATCAAGAAGTGAAACATAATATTCAGCTTGCTCATGAGGAAACCTATAACAATGTGTTTCACTTGAATTTTGTGAGTGGTGAAAGGGTTGCGAGTGGTGAAACGTTGTGGGAAACAGCAGAATATATAAATCCGATGGTTGATGATTATATTAAAGATCTCGGTGATTCTTATACCAATTGTGGGGTTATTATGATAAATTTTGCTGGTGGTGGCGATGTTAGTAGCGGACCAAGAAATTGTGTGCCTCATTTTCTTCAGCATATTCTTGAACGCAATGATGGTGTGCCTTATTAAAAACCTGTATTAATTGATTTTTATAAATATATGAAGCCCAGCAGGTAACGTGCCGCTAATCGCAACAAGGCTAACGTAATCTTGCTTGGTAAAGATGTTGCCTTTGCTGCGTTTAGCGGCCGCACGTTAACTCATCTCCCCCAACCCTCTATGAACTATCTTTCGTTGAAGGAGTTTTGAAAGAACCTTGCATCGGGTTTCATCCTGAGATTTGAATAGGACTAAGCAATTCTTCCATCAAAGTGGAATTGGCATAATCTCCAGTCCAAAATCTCTCCAAATCCAAAAAATTGTCAATTTTGGCCGCTTGTGGTGGTCAATATGCTTACTTTTGCCACCTTAATTTTAAGCCGAAATCTTATGAAAATTTCCTATAACTGGCTCAAAGAGTACGTGCATCTTGATCTTGCGCCGGAAGAAGCAGCCCGGATACTTACCAACACCGGTCTTGAGGTGGAGAGCATCGAGAAGTTTGAAAGCCTGAAGGGTGGGTTGAAAGGTGTGGTGATTAGCGAGGTGAAGAGCTGCGCCAAGCACCCGGATGCCGACAAACTGAGTGTGACCACCGTGGATGTTGGCGGCGGCGTGATCCTGCCTGTCGTTTGCGGAGCGCCCAACGTGGCTGCCGGGCAAAAGGTGGTGGTGGCCACTGTTGGTACTACAATCTACATGGGCGACAAATCCTTTGAGATCAAAAAGGCAAAGATACGCGGCGAGGTTTCCGAAGGGATGATCTGCGCCGAGGATGAGTTGGGTTTAGGGACTTCCCACGAAGGGATCATGGTGCTGCCGGCCGATGCTGAAGTTGGAACGCCTGCAAGTGAATATTTCCAGATCGAGGAAGATTATGTTTTTGAAGTCGGCCTTACGCCCAACCGCACCGACGCCATGTCGCATATCGGCGTGGCCCGCGACCTGATTGCCTCGCTGAACCTGCGAAGCGCCACCGATCCGCTCAGGTTGTTTATGCCGGATGAGGGGAGTTTTATACCAGACAACAACAGCCGGCCGTTTGAAGTCATCATCGAAGATGAGGAGGCTTGTCCGAGGTATTCCGGCGTGACCATGACCGGCGTTGAAGTGAAGGAGTCGCCGGAGTGGCTCAAAAACCGGCTGCTGGCCATCGGCCTCCGCCCCATCAACAACCTGGTTGACATCAGCAATTACATTTTGCACGAAACCGGCCATCCCAACCACTTTTTCGATGCCGACAAAATTGCCGGCGGCAAGGTGATCATCAAAAAAGAACCCAAAGGGACAATGTTTACCACGCTGGACGAAGTGGAACGCGAGCTTTCGGGCGAAGACCTGATGATTTGCGACGAAGAAAAGGGAATGTGCATGGCCGGCGTTTTTGGCGGGATGCACTCCGGAGTGACCGAAAGCACAAAGAATATTTTTATCGAAAGCGCCTTTTTCGACCCGAAAACCATCCGGAAAACAGCCCGCTACCACGGACTGAACACCGATTCGTCGTTCCGTTTCGAGCGTGGCGCAGACCCCAATGCTACCGTTTATGTCCTTAAACTGGCAGCGATGATGGTCAAAAGGATTGCCGGCGGAACCATCGCTTCGGAGATCGTGGACGTTTATCCAAAGCCCATTAAGAAGAAAATGGTGAAGCTACAGTATAACAATGTAAACCGGCTGATCGGGCAGGTCATTCCTACCGATAAAATCAAAGATATCCTGGTGTGGCTGGGCATGGAACCGCATTGCGAAACCGAAGAGGGGCTGCTGGTGGATGTTCCTACCTTCAAAGCCGACGTGACCCGCGAAGCCGATGTGATTGAGGAAATCCTCCGCATCTATGGCTATAACAATATCGAAATCCCGGCACAGTTGCGCTCCTCGCTCTCACACATCGAAAAGCCCGATGCCGAGCAATTGCAGAATATTATTGCCGATTACCTGGCCGGCAACGGTTTTTATGAAACCATGAACAACTCCCTTACACGGGGAGGCTATGCTGAAAAACTGGGGATTTATACCGAAGAAAACAATGTCAAAATTCTCAATCCCCTCAGCGCCGACCTGAACGTGATGCGGCAAAGCCTGATTACTTCTGGGTTGGAAACCATCCTTTACAACCTGAACCGTAAAAATCTCAACCTGAAACTTTTTGAGTTTGGAAAAGTTTATGCTAAGGGAAAGGGAAAAGAGGGGAAAAATCCGCTGGATAAATACCACGAAGCCAAACACCTGGCCATTTTTGTAACCGGAAAGGTGAACAACGAGAGCTGGTACCAGCAGGAAAAAGAGGCCGATTTCTTTTTCCTGAAAAATATTGTTTACAACATCCTGAAGCGGCTCGGCCTGGATGAAAGCCGCTTTGCACAGGAGCAGGTTTCGGGGCTGGTTCTGGAGACGGGCGTTCGCCTGTCGCTGAACAACAAAACGGTTGTGGATTTTGGGTTGATGAGCAAAAAGCTGCTGCATCAGTTCGATATCCGCCAGGCAGTTTTTATGGCCAACTTCAACTGGGATTTGATTTTGCAGGCCATGAAGCAGCATAAAGTCACCTACAAGGCGGTGACAAAATTCCCCGAAGTCCGCCGCGACCTCGCTTTAGTGGTGGATCAGGAGGTTGAATTTGAAACTTTGAAAAAGATCGCCTTCGACGCGGAAAAATATTTGCTGAAACAAGTCAGCCTTTTTGACGTGTATGAAGGGGAAAAAATCGGCCAGGGGAAAAAATCGTACGCTTTAAGCTTCATCCTGCAGGATGAAGAAAAAACCCTTACTGATAAAGAGATTGATAAAACAATGGCTAAAATTCTCAGGCTATTTGAAACAAAAGCTAATGCGGTACTCAGGTAGTTTTTACAGAAATATTTCAATAATGAATAAAGATGCCACTTGACCCCTAAATCCCCTAAAGGGGACTTTCCCAAACTGCTGAATTTTATCGGCTCCCCTTTAGGGGTCGGGGGTAAAACCGATAAAAATCAGCAGGTTGAATGGATCAGCACTAAATTTTACTTTAATAAACCTTCTTTCAAATGGAAAAACAATTTTCGATCAGCCCATCCGGTGAAAAATATGCATTACCCGAAAAAGCTGATTTCCCTTCTGAATTCGAAAGGGTAAAAGCGCTCACAGAGGTAGCCCGTGAACAGGGTAAAGAAATCGTGGTTGTGATGGGTGTGGGTTTTGTTGGCGCCGTGATGGCCGCCATCGTGGCTGATACTATGGATGAAAATGGTCGTGACACCAAGTTTGTGATCGGTTGCCAGCGTCCAAGCACACGCAGCTACTGGAAAATCCCGATGCTGAACAAGGGTGTTTCGCCAGTGAAAGCTGAAGATCCGGAAGTTGATCTTCTGATCTCGCGATGTGTAACCCAAAAGAAAACGCTGATCGCCACTTACAACAGCGACGTGCTTAAACTTGCAGATGTCGTGGTTGTTGACGTACAATGCGATTATGAGAAGAAAGAGCTGGGAAACATGCGCAGCGGAGAGGCAGACATGGCAGCGTTGGAGGCCACCATGCGCACCATCGGTGAAACGATATTGCCACACTGCCTTGTGCTGATCGAAACCACCGTGGCGCCCGGAACTACGGAGTTTGTGGCCTGGCCGATTTTGAAAAAAGCGTTTGCCAAAAGAGGATTGAAAGAGACACCACTTTTGGCGCACAGCT is a genomic window containing:
- a CDS encoding phenylalanine--tRNA ligase subunit beta, with amino-acid sequence MKISYNWLKEYVHLDLAPEEAARILTNTGLEVESIEKFESLKGGLKGVVISEVKSCAKHPDADKLSVTTVDVGGGVILPVVCGAPNVAAGQKVVVATVGTTIYMGDKSFEIKKAKIRGEVSEGMICAEDELGLGTSHEGIMVLPADAEVGTPASEYFQIEEDYVFEVGLTPNRTDAMSHIGVARDLIASLNLRSATDPLRLFMPDEGSFIPDNNSRPFEVIIEDEEACPRYSGVTMTGVEVKESPEWLKNRLLAIGLRPINNLVDISNYILHETGHPNHFFDADKIAGGKVIIKKEPKGTMFTTLDEVERELSGEDLMICDEEKGMCMAGVFGGMHSGVTESTKNIFIESAFFDPKTIRKTARYHGLNTDSSFRFERGADPNATVYVLKLAAMMVKRIAGGTIASEIVDVYPKPIKKKMVKLQYNNVNRLIGQVIPTDKIKDILVWLGMEPHCETEEGLLVDVPTFKADVTREADVIEEILRIYGYNNIEIPAQLRSSLSHIEKPDAEQLQNIIADYLAGNGFYETMNNSLTRGGYAEKLGIYTEENNVKILNPLSADLNVMRQSLITSGLETILYNLNRKNLNLKLFEFGKVYAKGKGKEGKNPLDKYHEAKHLAIFVTGKVNNESWYQQEKEADFFFLKNIVYNILKRLGLDESRFAQEQVSGLVLETGVRLSLNNKTVVDFGLMSKKLLHQFDIRQAVFMANFNWDLILQAMKQHKVTYKAVTKFPEVRRDLALVVDQEVEFETLKKIAFDAEKYLLKQVSLFDVYEGEKIGQGKKSYALSFILQDEEKTLTDKEIDKTMAKILRLFETKANAVLR